Proteins from a single region of Oreochromis niloticus isolate F11D_XX linkage group LG7, O_niloticus_UMD_NMBU, whole genome shotgun sequence:
- the sema4ba gene encoding sema domain, immunoglobulin domain (Ig), transmembrane domain (TM) and short cytoplasmic domain, (semaphorin) 4Ba, whose protein sequence is MWTMSMAWLRLPAVIVLLLGCFHTAVMENDVTPRLTFSYNAKERTTRSFSVSGVFNFTSLLLSSENGMLYVGARESLFALSLSDISAAKLQRKLAWKTPEKKREECSFKGKDLQTDCFNYIKILLRMNSTHLYVCGTYAFSPICAYINSTDFSLVKSDTGEIVTEDGRSRCPFNPEYKSTAIVADGELYTGTVSNFQGNEPIIYKSLSQGTALKTENSLNWLQDPAFVGSAYIQESLPKGNPVGDDDKIYFFFSEAGKEFDFFDNTIVSRIARVCKGDVGGERVLQKKWTTFLKAQLLCSLPDDGFPFNIIQDMFVLTPSPEDWKNTVFYGVFTSQWYKGASGSSAVCSFTMDQVEKAFNGRYREVNRETQQWYTYNHPVPEPRPGACITNAARKQGISSSLLMPDKVLNFVKDHFLMDSVIRSQPLLLKRNVRYTQIAVHRVQAAKKVYNVLFIGTDDGRLHKAINVNKKMHIIEEMVLFRDSQPVQHIELDTEKGQLYVSSFSELVEVSVANCTNYQSCGECILSRDPYCAWNGKQCVDVRRATPNNAWRQDVDEADTSAICNKTVPSPRFARPPPTRMSSCQVIIIPANTFKVLPCKLRSNLAERKWEFSESAGHFHYPSPEGGLVVVAQADKQETYECWSVEEGFRQLLANYCVRGEAKQESTTLTGRSRTPQISQEEIIILPGEARSPQINTKTYWNELIVVCALLVFSLVVFSLFVVYRNRDHMKSMLKEGECPNMQQKKPRIVGKPAENLPLNGNTVTTSASDHKGYQTLNDNYICSTPPHECSSPDNSKSFSESEKRPLNLRESHVEISPTCPRPRVRLGSEIKDSIV, encoded by the exons ATGCAAAGGAGAGAACTACCAGAAGTTTCTCAGTGAGCGGTGTCTTCAACTTTACCTCTCTGCTGCTCAGTAGCGAAAATGGCATGTTGTATGTTGGCGCTCGGGAGAGTCTCTTCGCTCTCAGCCTCTCTGATATCAGCGCAGCCAAGCTACAAAGAAAG CTTGCATGGAAAACCccagagaagaagagagaagagTGCAGTTTCAAAGGCAAAGACCTGCAG ACGGATTGCTTCAACTACATCAAAATCTTACTCCGCATGAACAGCACTCATCTGTACGTTTGTGGAACCTATGCCTTCAGCCCCATCTGTGCTTACATA AACTCTACAGACTTCTCCCTTGTCAAGAGCGATACTGGTGAGATTGTTACAGAGGATGGACGGAGCCGCTGCCCATTCAACCCTGAATACAAGTCCACTGCCATCGTGGCTG ATGGAGAGCTGTATACTGGCACAGTCAGTAATTTCCAAGGAAATGAACCCATCATTTACAAGAGTCTAAGCCAAGGAACAGctctaaaaacagaaaactcacTTAACTGGCTTCAAG ATCCAGCCTTTGTTGGCTCTGCCTACATACAGGAGAGCCTTCCCAAGGGCAACCCGGTGGGCGATGATGATAAGATTTACTTCTTCTTCAGTGAAGCGGGGAAGGAGTTTGATTTCTTTGACAACACCATTGTGTCACGCATTGCTCGTGTGTGTAAG GGTGACGTTGGAGGTGAAAGGGTGCTGCAGAAGAAATGGACGACGTTCCTGAAGGCTCAGCTCTTGTGTTCTCTGCCCGATGACGGCTTTCCCTTCAACATAATCCAAGACATGTTTGTGCTCACACCCAGTCCCGAGGACTGGAAGAACACAGTGTTTTATGGAGTCTTCACCTCTCAGTG GTACAAAGGTGCATCAGGAAGCTCTGCAGTGTGCTCCTTCACTATGGACCAGGTAGAAAAGGCGTTCAACGGGCGATACCGTGAGGTTAACCGCGAAACCCAGCAGTGGTATACTTACAACCATCCGGTGCCAGAGCCTCGGCCTGGAGCG TGCATCACAAACGCTGCCAGAAAACAGGGCATCTCCTCCTCGTTGCTCATGCCAGACAAGGTGCTGAATTTTGTCAAAGACCACTTCCTGATGGACAGCGTGATCCGCAGCCAGCCTCTGCTACTCAAGCGCAATGTCCGCTACACGCAGATCGCCGTCCATCGTGTTCAAGCAGCTAAAAAGGTGTATAACGTGCTCTTCATTGGCACAG ATGATGGGAGACTTCATAAAGCCATTAACGTCAACAAGAAGATGCACATTATTGAAGAGATGGTGCTCTTCCGTGACTCTCAGCCGGTGCAGCACATTGAGCTGGACACCGAAAAG GGTCAGCTCtatgtttcttctttctctgaACTGGTGGAGGTCTCAGTAGCTAACTGCACTAATTATCAGAGCTGTGGGGAGTGCATCCTCTCCAGGGATCCTTACTGTGCCTGGAATGGGAAGCAATGTGTAGATGTCAGACGTGCTACACCAAACAA TGCCTGGAGGCAGGATGTAGATGAAGCAGACACGTCAGCTATTTGCAATAAGACTGTGCCAAGTCCACGGTTTGCCAGACCTCCACCTACAC GGATGTCGTCATGCCAGGTGATCATTATCCCAGCCAACACATTCAAAGTACTGCCCTGCAAGCTGCGCTCTAATTTGGCTGAAAGGAAGTGGGAGTTCAGTGAGAGCGCAGGTCACTTCCACTACCCCAGCCCGGAGGGGGGACTGGTGGTGGTAGCTCAAGCGGACAAGCAGGAAACGTACGAGTGCTGGTCAGTGGAGGAGGGCTTCAGACAGCTGCTGGCAAACTACTGTGTGAGAGGCGAAGCCAAGCAGGAGAGCACCACCTTGACAGGCCGTTCACGTACGCCGCAGATCTCACAGGAGGAAATCATCATCCTGCCAGGGGAGGCCCGCTCGCCGCAGATCAACACAAAGACCTACTGGAACGAGCTGATCGTTGTATGCGCCCTCCTGGTGTTTTCCCTGGTAGTCTTCTCCCTTTTTGTGGTTTACAGGAACCGTGACCACATGAAGTCCATGCTGAAGGAGGGAGAGTGCCCGAACATGCAGCAGAAGAAGCCCAGAATAGTGGGGAAACCCGCTGAAAACTTGCCACTCAACGGCAACACAGTCACAACCTCAGCTTCGGATCACAAGGGGTACCAGACCCTTAATGACAACTACATATGCAGCACTCCACCGCACGAGTGCTCATCACCTGATAACAGTAAGAGCTTCTCTGAATCGGAGAAGAGGCCTCTGAACTTAAGAGAGAGTCACGTGGAAATTTCGCCCACGTGCCCCCGGCCTCGAGTCAGGCTGGGCTCCGAGATTAAAGACTCTATAGTGTGA